The proteins below are encoded in one region of Synchiropus splendidus isolate RoL2022-P1 chromosome 13, RoL_Sspl_1.0, whole genome shotgun sequence:
- the LOC128769135 gene encoding myosin-7-like isoform X2, with translation MGDAAMAEFGPAAPYLRKSDKERLEAQTRPFDMKKECFVPDPEVEYVKASVTTRDGDKVTVQTEYGKTVTVKDCDVHPQNPPKFDKIEDMAMFTFLHEPAVLFNLKERYAAWMIYTYSGLFCVTVNPYKWLPVYNQEVVVAYRGKKRSEAPPHIFSISDNAYQYMLADRENQSILITGESGAGKTVNTKRVIQYFASIAAVPSGGKKDNVVEKKGTLEDQIIQANPALEAFGNAKTIRNDNSSRFGKFIRIHFDNRGKLASADIETYLLEKSRVTYQLKAERDYHIFYQILSQQKPELLEMLLITNNPYDYAFISQGETTVASINDADELIATDDAFDVLGFTQEEKNSIYKLTGAIMHYGNMKFKQKQREEQAEADGTEDADKVAYLMGLNSADLIKGLCHPRVKVGNEWVTKGQNVAQVYYAIGALSKSVYEKMFLWMVVRINQSLDTKQPRQYFIGVLDIAGFEIFDFNTFEQLCINFTNEKLQQFFNHHMFVLEQEEYKKEGIEWEFIDFGMDLQACIDLIEKPMGIMSILEEECMFPKASDATFKAKLYDNHLGKSGNFQKPRIVKGKPEAHFSLVHYAGTVDYNINNWLVKNKDPLNETVVGLFQKSNLKLLAILFAGYAGSDSAQESGGKGKGGGSKKKGSSFQTVSALHRENLNKLMTNLRSTHPHFVRCIIPNETKTPGAMENPLVMHQLRCNGVLEGIRICRKGFPNRILYGDFKQRYRILNPNAIPEGQFIDNKKAAEKLLGSLDIDHNQYKLGHTKVFFKAGLLGQLEEMRDDRLALIITGIQARSRGLLARIEFQKIVERRDALLVIQWNIRAFMGVKNWPWMKMYFKIKPLLKSAETEKEMANMKEEFAKLKEAFAKSEARKKELEEKMVTLLQEKNDLQLQVQAEQDNLGDAEERCEGLIKSKIQLEAKIKELTERLEDEEEMNAELTAKKRKLEDECSELKKDIDDLELTLAKVEKEKHATENKVKNLTEEMAALDEIIAKLTKEKKALQEAHQQTLDDLQSEEDKVNTLTKAKTKLEQQVDDLEGSLEQEKKVRMDLERAKRKLEGDLKLAHESVMDLENDKQQLEERLKKKDFEISQLNGKIEDEQVMSAQLQKKLKELQARIEELEEELEAERAARAKVEKQRADLARELEEISERLEEAGGATSAQIEMNKKREAEFQKLRRDLEEATLQHESTAATLRKKQADSVADLGEQIDNLQRVKQKLEKEKSELRLELDDVVSNMEHVVKSKNNLEKMCRSLEDQMNEYKTKAEEGQRTINDFSMQKAKLQTENGELARQLEEKDSLVSQLTRGKQSYTQQIEDIKRQLEEEVKAKNALAHAVQSARHDCDLLREQYEEEQEAKCELQRGMSKANSEVAQWRTKYETDAIQRTEELEEAKKKLALRLQEAEEAVEAVNAKCSSLEKTKHRLQNEIEDLMVDVERSNAAAAALDKKQRNFDKILAEWKQKYEESQTELEGSQKDARSLSTELFKLKNSYEESLEHLETLKRENKNLQEEISDLTEQIGEGGKSIHELEKIRKQLEQEKSEIQTALEEAEASLEHEEGKILRAQLEFNQVKADMERKIAEKDEEMEQSKRNQQRVVDTLQSSLEAETRSRNEALRLKKKMEGDLNEMEIQLSQANRQAAEAQKQLKSVHAHLKDSQLQLDESIRANDDLKENTAMVERRNNLLQAEVEELRSALEQNERSRKLAEQELLDVSERVQLLHSQNTSLLNQKKKLEADVSQLQTEVEDAVQECRNAEEKAKKAITDAAMMAEELKKEQDTSAHLERMKKNMEQTIKDLQHRLDEAEQIAMKGGKKQLQKLEARIKELENELEGEQRKSSDAVKGIRKYERRIKELTYQTEEDRKNLARLQDLVDKLQLKVKSYKRSAEEAEEQANSNLTKFRKLQHELDEAEERADIAESQVNKLRAKSRDIGSKKGHDEE, from the exons ATGGGTGACGCAGCAATGGCAGAGTTTGGGCCAGCTGCCCCATATCTGAGGAAGTCGGACAAGGAGCGTCTCGAAGCCCAGACGCGTCCATTTGACATGAAAAAGGAATGTTTTGTTCCAGACCCTGAGGTGGAATATGTCAAGGCATCTGTTACCACTCGAGACGGCGACAAAGTCACTGTTCAGACCGAGTATGGGAAG ACAGTGACTGTCAAGGACTGTGACGTTCACCCCCAAAACCCGCCCAAGTTTGATAAAATTGAAGACATGGCCATGTTTACATTCCTCCATGAGCCCGCTGTGCTGTTTAACCTCAAAGAGCGTTACGCCGCATGGATGATCTAT ACCTATTCTGGGCTTTTCTGTGTGACTGTCAACCCCTACAAGTGGCTGCCAGTCTACAACCAAGAGGTGGTCGTCGCCTAcagaggaaagaagaggagtgaagctcctcctcacatcttctccatctctgacAACGCCTACCAGTACATGCTGGCAG ACAGGGAAAACCAATCCATCTTAATCAC TGGAGAATCCGGTGCTGGAAAGACTGTCAACACCAAGCGTGTCATTCAATACTTTGCCAGCATCGCTGCGGTTCCCAGCGGAGGAAAGAAAGACAATGTTGTCGAGAAAAAG GGTACCCTGGAAGATCAAATCATCCAGGCCAACCCTGCCCTGGAGGCTTTTGGCAACGCCAAGACCATCAGGAATGACAACTCCTCAAGATTT GGCAAATTCATCAGAATCCACTTTGACAACCGAGGAAAGCTTGCCTCTGCTGACATTGAGACCT ACCTCCTGGAAAAGTCTCGGGTGACCTACCAGCTCAAGGCTGAGAGAGACTACCACATTTTCTACCAGATATTGTCCCAACAAAAGCCTGAACTTCTAG AgatgttgttgatcacaaacaaCCCCTACGACTACGCCTTCATCTCCCAAGGAGAGACAACAGTGGCTTCAATCAATGATGCAGATGAGTTGATAGCAACGGAT GATGCATTTGATGTGTTGGGCTTTACTCAAGAGGAGAAAAACAGCATTTACAAGCTGACTGGTGCCATCATGCACTATGGTAACATGAAGTTCAAGCagaagcagagggaggagcaGGCTGAGGCTGATGGCACTGAGG ATGCTGACAAAGTCGCATATCTGATGGGCCTGAATTCCGCAGACCTCATCAAAGGTCTCTGTCACCCAAGAGTCAAAGTAGGAAATGAATGGGTCACAAAAGGACAGAATGTTGCTCAG GTTTACTATGCAATCGGTGCACTGTCCAAGTCAGTGTACGAGAAGATGTTTCTATGGATGGTGGTTCGTATTAACCAATCGCTAGACACCAAACAACCTCGCCAATACTTCATTGGAGTACTGGACATTGCCGGATTTGAGATCTTCGAT TTCAACACCTTCGAGCAGCTGTGCATCAACTTCACTAATGAAAAACTGCAACAGTTTTTCAACCACCACATGTttgtgctggagcaggaagagtACAAGAAAGAGGGAATTGAATGGGAATTTATTGACTTTGGCATGGATTTGCAGGCCTGTATTGACCTCATTGAgaag cccaTGGGTATCATGTCCATCCTTGAAGAGGAGTGCATGTTCCCAAAAGCCAGTGATGCCACTTTCAAAGCAAAGCTCTACGACAACCATCTGGGGAAATCTGGAAACTTCCAGAAACCTAGAATTGTAAAAGGAAAACCAGAGGCTCATTTCTCTCTTGTTCACTATGCTGGCACTGTTGATTACAACATCAACAACTGGCTGGTGAAGAACAAGGATCCTCTGAACGAGACGGTTGTTGGACTTTTCCAGAAGTCAAACCTGAAACTCCTAGCTATACTTTTTGCAGGGTACGCAGGATCTGATTCAG CCCAAGAGTCTGGAGGAAAGGGTAAAGGGGGTGGAAGCAAGAAGAAAGGCTCATCCTTCCAAACAGTATCAGCTTTGCACAGG GAGAACCTGAACAAGCTGATGACCAACTTGAGGTCAACTCACCCTCACTTTGTCCGCTGCATCATCCCCAATGAGACCAAGACTCCTGGGGCCATGGAGAACCCTCTGGTGATGCACCAGCTGCGCTGCAACGGTGTGCTGGAAGGCATCAGGATCTGCAGGAAGGGCTTCCCAAACAGGATCCTCTATGGAGATTTCAAACAGAG GTACCGCATATTAAACCCCAATGCCATCCCTGAGGGACAATTTATTGATAACAAAAAAGCAGCAGAGAAGTTACTAGGATCGCTAGATATAGATCACAACCAGTACAAGCTGGGACACACCAAG gtGTTCTTCAAAGCTGGGCTGCTGGGACAGCTAGAAGAGATGCGAGACGATAGATTAGCACTTATCATCACAGGCATCCAAGCCCGGTCAAGAGGTCTACTAGCAAGAATTGAATTCCAGAAGATTGTTGAAAGAAG GGACGCACTACTTGTGATCCAGTGGAACATCCGAGCTTTCATGGGGGTCAAAAATTGGCCCTGGATGAAGATGTACTTCAAAATCAAACCTTTATTGAAGTCTGCAGAAACTGAAAAGGAAATGGCAAACATGAAAGAAGAGTTTGCAAAGCTTAAAGAAGCTTTTGCAAAATCAGAAGCCAGAAAAAAGGAACTGGAAGAAAAAATGGTCACACTTCTCCAAGAGAAGAACGACCTGCAGCTCCAAGTTCAAGCT GAACAAGATAATCTTGGGGATGCAGAGGAGAGATGTGAAGGTCTGATCAAGAGCAAAATACAGCTGGAGGCCAAAATTAAAGAGCTCACTGAGAgactggaggatgaagaagaaatgaatgcagagctgACCGCAAAAAAGAGAAAGCTGGAGGATGAATGTTCTGAGCTAAAGAAGGACATTGATGATTTGGAGTTAACTTTGGCAAAAGTGGAAAAAGAGAAGCATGCCACTGAGAATAAG GTTAAAAACCTGACTGAGGAGATGGCAGCTCTGGATGAGATCATTGCCAAGCTGACCAAGGAGAAGAAAGCATTACAGGAAGCCCACCAGCAAACACTGGATGACCTGCAGAGTGAAGAAGACAAAGTCAACACTCTGACCAAGGCCAAGACCAAGCTGGAACAGCAAGTCGATGAT CTGGAAGGATCCCTTGAGCAAGAGAAAAAAGTGAGGATGGATCTTGAAAGGGCAAAGAGAAAGCTTGAAGGCGACTTGAAACTGGCTCATGAAAGTGTCATGGACCTGgaaaatgacaaacagcagctgGAAGAGAGGCTGAAGAA GAAAGATTTCGAAATCAGCCAACTAAATGGTAAAATAGAAGATGAGCAGGTCATGAGTGCCCAGCTCCAGAAAAAGTTGAAGGAGTTGCAG GCTCGCAtcgaggagctggaggaagagctggaggcagAGCGAGCTGCCCGAGCCAAagtggagaagcagagagctGACTTGGCAAGGGAGCTTGAAGAGATCAGTGAGCGTCTGGAGGAGGCTGGCGGAGCAACATCTGCTCAGATTGAGATGAACAAGAAGAGGGAGGCCGAGTTCCAGAAGCTGCGCAGAGACCTCGAAGAGGCCACTCTGCAGCACGAGTCCACTGCTGCGACACTGAGGAAGAAACAGGCCGACAGTGTGGCGGACCTCGGAGAGCAGATCGATAACCTGCAGAGAGTCAAGCAGaaactggagaaggagaagagcgaGCTCCGACTGGAACTGGATGACGTGGTTTCCAACATGGAACATGTTGTGAAGTCAAAG AATAATTTGGAGAAAATGTGTCGTAGTCTGGAAGACCAGATGAACGAATATAAGACGAAAGCAGAAGAAGGGCAGCGCACCATCAATGACTTCTCCATGCAGAAGGCCAAACTGCAAACTGAAAATG GGGAGCTGGCtcggcagctggaggagaaggactCCCTGGTGTCCCAACTGACCAGAGGAAAACAATCCTACACTCAGCAGATCGAAGACATTAAAagacagctggaggaggaagtgaag GCCAAGAATGCACTAGCACATGCAGTTCAGTCGGCCCGTCATGACTGTGACCTGCTCAGAGAGCAGTACGAGGAAGAACAAGAAGCCAAATGTGAGCTGCAGCGTGGCATGTCCAAGGCTAACTCTGAGGTGGCTCAGTGGAGGACTAAGTATGAAACTGATGCTATCCAGAGGACCGAGGAACTGGAGGAAGCCAA AAAGAAGCTGGCCCTGCGTCTGCAGGAGGCTGAGGAGGCTGTCGAGGCAGTCAATGCTAAATGCTCTTCTCTGGAGAAGACCAAACACAGACTGCAGAATGAGATCGAAGATCTCATGGTCGATGTGGAGAGAtctaatgctgctgctgctgccctggACAAGAAGCAAAGAAACTTTGACAAG ATTTTGGCAGAATGGAAACAGAAGTATGAGGAGTCTCAGACAGAGTTAGAAGGATCACAGAAAGATGCAAGATCCCTCAGTACAGAgctttttaaacttaaaaactCTTATGAAGAATCCCTCGAACATCTGGAAACcctgaaaagagaaaataaaaacttacAAG AGGAAATATCTGACCTCACTGAACAAATTGGTGAGGGAGGAAAGAGCATCCATGAACTGGAGAAAATCCGGAAGCAGTTGGAGCAAGAGAAGTCGGAGATTCAAACGGCTCTGGAGGAGGCTGAG GCCTCGCTGGAGCATGAAGAAGGGAAAATCCTGAGAGCACAACTTGAGTTCAACCAAGTCAAAGCAGACATGGAGCGCAAAATTGCGGAGAAAGATGAAGAGATGGAGCAGTCAAAGAGGAATCAACAGAGAGTAGTAGATACCCTGCAGAGCTCTCTGGAGGCTGAGACTCGTAGCAGGAATGAGGCCCTTCgtttgaagaagaagatggaagGAGACCTGAATGAGATGGAGATCCAGTTGAGCCAAGCTAACAGGCAGGCAGCTGAGGCTCAAAAGCAACTGAAATCTGTTCATGCTCACCTGAAG GATTCTCAGCTTCAACTGGATGAGTCCATTCGGGCAAATGATGATCTGAAGGAGAACACTGCCATGGTTGAGAGACGCAACAACCTGCTTCAAGCGGAGGTTGAGGAGCTTCGCTCTGCTCTTGAGCAAAATGAGAGAAGCCGCAAACTTGCTGAACAAGAGCTGCTGGACGTCAGCGAAAGAGTGCAGCTACTGCACTCACAG AACACCAGTCTTCTGAATcaaaagaagaagctggaggctGATGTATCCCAGCTTCAGACTGAGGTTGAAGATGCAGTCCAGGAGTGTAGAAACGCAGAGGAGAAGGCCAAAAAGGCCATCACTGATGCTGCCATGATGgctgaggagctgaagaaagagcaGGACACCAGCGCTCACCTGGAGCGCATGAAGAAGAACATGGAGCAAACCATCAAAGACCTGCAGCACCGTCTGGACGAAGCTGAGCAGATCGCCATGAAGGGAGGAAAGAAGCAGCTCCAGAAGCTCGAGGCCAGG ATCAAGGAACTAGAAAACGAACTTGAGGGTGAACAAAGGAAGTCAAGTGATGCTGTAAAGGGGATAAGAAAATACGAGAGAAGAATTAAGGAGCTGACTTACCAG ACAGAAGAGGATCGGAAGAATCTTGCCCGTCTGCAAGATCTGGTTGACAAGCTACAGCTAAAAGTCAAATCCTATAAGAGATCTGCAGAGGAGGCT GAGGAGCAAGCGAACAGCAACCTGACCAAGTTCCGCAAGCTTCAACATGAGCTTGATGAAGCTGAAGAGCGAGCAGACATTGCTGAGTCGCAGGTCAACAAGCTGCGGGCCAAGAGTCGCGACATCGGGTCGAAG AAAGGACATGATGAGGAGTAG